DNA from Lentibacillus amyloliquefaciens:
CCCCAGACCTCGCGCCAGAGGAATCTCGCTTTCAATCGTTATACTGCATGCCGGAAGTTCCTGATTCCAGTTTGCCGCCACACTGCGAGCCACTTGTATAATATAATGATTATCATAGTCCGTCTGTTCAGGGAGATTCGGTGAATGCTGTGTAATCTCCCATTTATCTGAAGGGGAGACCTTCAGCGTTAAGTATAAATTAAGCGCAAGCCCCATGGAATCAAAGCCCGGCCCGATGTTTGCCGAGCTTGCCGGAACTCGTATTCCAAATGACTTCATACGTTCACCAGCTTCCCGATATAATCGGTCACAACTGCTTCATCATTAGGTAAAACAACTGGATCTTCATCGATTTGATCGATTGCCGTTTGCGGATCCTTCAGCCCATTTCCGGTCAGAACCGTTACAACCTTTGACCCTTCAGCGATTGTTCCATTGCGGCACTGCTGAATGACACCGGCTAAAGAAGCACACGATCCCGGCTCGGCAAAAACACCTTCTTTCCTTGCCAGGAGCCTCTGGGCATCAGCTATTTCCGTATCCGTAACCGACCCAATTCGACCGTTCGATTCATCACGTGCTTTAACGGCCAGCTCCCAGCTAGCCGGGTTGCCGATTCGGATGGCTGTTGCGATTGTTTCCGGATCCGCCACCACTTCATTCCGGACGATAGCCGCTGCGCCTTGGGCTTCAAAACCGAACATCTGCGGAAGACCTGCCTGCTGCTTTTCGTCATATTCTTTAAAGCCTTTCCAGTAGGCACTGATGTTGCCGGCGTTGCCAACCGGTATTGCCAGAATATCAGGAGCTGACCCTAGCACATCACAGACTTCAAATGCCGCCGTTTTTTGGCCTTCAAGACGATATGGATTAACCGAGTTAACTAGTGTGACAGGCTCATTTTCGCTGATCTTCCGGACTATTTTCAGGGCGTCGTCAAAATTGCCGTCAATTTCCACAATATCAGCGCCATACATAACGGCTTGCGCAAGCTTTCCAAGTGCAATCTTTCCCTTAGGAATAACAATAATCGCCCGGATGCCTGCTCTGGCTGCGTAAGCGGCAGCTGAAGCGGATGTGTTTCCGGTCGAAGCACAAATGACAGCGTTACTTCCTTCCTCAACTGCTTTGGCGACCGCAAGAGCCATCCCTCTGTCTTTAAATGAACCGGTCGGGTTGATTCCTTCAACCTTGCCGTGTAATTCAATTCCGAGCTGTTTTGACAGTGTCGAAAAATGGATAAGCGGTGTATTGCCCTCCTGCAGCGAGAGATTGGGTGTTTTTTCTGTAACCGGCAAATAGTGCCCGTAGTGGTCGATTAAACCTTTCCACGTCATGCGTCAGCATCTCCTTCTACTTTATAAAAGCTGTTTATATCAATCACTTCATCCAATTTTTCGAGCTCACTCAAAGCCTCATTCATATTTTGAAGTGATGCCGTGTGTGTGATAACGACAATTTCAGCTGTATCAGGGTTTTGTGATGGATTTTGCAGAATCTGTTTAAAGCTGATATCCAGCTTGTTGAACAATGACGAAATCTTTGAGAACACACCAGCCTCGTCTTTAGCATGAAAACGGACATAATACTGGCTGAACCGCTGGCTTTCTGATTTTAATTCCTTTTTGAAGCGCGGTTCGACAAATTGGCTGCCTGTTACGCCCCTGTGCATATTTTTAATGACAGTAACAACGTCCGAGATGACAGCTGCAGCAGTTGGCATGCTTCCCGCACCGGCGCCGTAGAACATGGCTTCTCCGACTGCCTCACCGTAAACATAAACAGCGTTGTATTCGTTTTTGACATCTGCCAATGGGTGCTCTTGGGATATTAAAGCCGGCTGGACATTCACTTCAACTTCCTTGCCGTCAAATTTTGCAAAACCAATCAGCTTCATCGTCAGTCCCAGTTTATCACCATATTGCAAATCAGTCAGTTCAATATCCTTAATGCCGGTAACTTCAACATCATCCAGGGCAATATAGGTGGAAAAAGCAAGCCGTCCGAGAATGGCCATTTTCCTGGCAGCATCAAGCCCATCAACATCAGCTGCCGGATCAGCCTCAGCAAACCCAAGCTGCTGCGCCTCTTTCAGCGCGTCTTCATAGCTGACACCTTCATTATTCATTTTCGTTAATATGTAGTTCGTCGTGCCATTCACGATACCCATTACCTGTTCAATATGATCTGAAGCAAATCCATCGGTAATCCCGCGTAGAATTGGAATTCCGCCTGCAACACTTGCTTCATAATAGAAATCACATTTGTTTCTTGCTGCTGCTTCATGCAGTTCAGCACCATGCAGGGCAACCAAATCCTTATTGGCTGTGACCACATGCTTTTTCGCTTCAAACGCTTTTAAAATGGATTCGCGAGCTTCCTCAATGCCCCCCATAACTTCCACCACAACATCTATATCAGGGTCATTTAATACATCCTCCCGATTTGTTGTGAGCGCTGTTCCATTAATGCCGGCATCCACCTCACGTACTTTATTGGGATTACGGACAAGCGCGCTTTTAACATGTACATTGCATCCCAGCTGATGAGCAAGCTTGGCCTGATGCTTCTCAATCAGACTTATGACACCCGAGCCGACAACTCCAACACCTAATAAACCGACAGATACATTATCTTCCATGTGATCACCCCTTCTATTAAAATGCGTGTTCAAAAAGACCGAGAAGTTCGAGGCGGCGAAGCTCCCGGTACCGGAACGTATGCGGTTAATCCGTGAGGAACGGAAAAGCAAGCCAACCAGAAACACCGACGTGTCATTTTTACCGGACTTTTTGAACAACCTCTTTAATTATATTTTATACATTTAAACATGAATATGAAAGTATGGCAATAGCGAATTTTTGAACGATTCCTTCTTACTTGCAGGCTGTCTTAGATAATCATATTATAAAAATCGGGAAAACTTACAGCAGTACTGCTGTTTATAGTATATCAACTGCCGTCGTAAAGCAACAAAGCATTTGACGAAATCTATTAAAGTTCGATTCAATTGACACTCCTCTGCAGGCATATTACAATTAGTTTGAATTCAAATTAATTAAATTCAAAGTAAAGGCGCGATTACTATGGAAGAAAATTTATCACTAAAAGCATTTGTCGTGCTGATGAAAGCTTCTAAATCAGTCACCGACCACGTCAAAAAAGATATTAACCGCTACAATATGAAAACAACTGACTTTGCAGTGCTTGAGGCGCTATACCACAAAGGCAGCCTGACTGTGAAGCAGATATCGGAAGCAGTTCTGATTAATAGCGGATCGATGACATATGTGATTGACAAACTTGAGTCGAAAGGGTTAACCGAACGGCGTGCCTGCTCCGATGACCGGCGTGTTGTCTATATCCATATCACTGAAAAAGGAACAGAGCTGATGGATAACATTTTCCCACAGCATCAGGAAGCCATCGAAGAGATTTTTCAGGATATAACAGATGAGGAAAAAAGAACAGTCATCGATATTATGAAACAACTCGGCAAAACGCAAACCTCGGAAAAAGAACTCAGAAACAGAGAAGGAGACTTATGATGAAACATATTTTTCAAAAAGGAAATGATCAGACAAAACCAACACTATTGCTGCTTCACGGGACAGGAGGCACGGAACAGAATCTATTGCCGCTCGCACGCGAAATTGATCCGGATGCTAATGTGCTGAGTGTGCGCGGGAACGTTTCCGAAAACGGCATGCCCCGCTTTTTCAAACGACTGGCAGAAGGTGTTTTTGACGAAGACGATTTAATCGCCCGCACTGAAGAACTTAACGCATTCCTTGATGAAGCAGCCGAAGAACACGGCTTTGACCGGGATAATATTGTAGCCGTCGGTTATTCCAACGGCGCCAATATCGCAGGCAGCCTGCTATTCCATTACAAAGATGCTTTAAAATCCGCGATTCTGCATCATCCGATGGTTCCAAGACGAGGTATTGAACTGCCGGATCTTTCCGGCAAAAAAGTCTTTATCGGGGCAGGAACCAACGATCCAATATGTTCAGCTGAAGAATCAGAGGATCTTAAATCATTGCTGGAAAATGCCGGCGCAACGGTTGAACTGCACTGGGAAAACATGGGCCATCAATTGTCGATGGGCGAAGTAAAAGCTGCCGCAGAATGGTATAATAACCTGTAGGTCAAAGATAATTGTGGCAGGCTTAGACATTCCAGCAGGCGTTAATTTTTCACAAGCAAAAATCGTTCGGAACTTATCCGAACGATTTTTTTAACGTGCAAGCTGCATATGAATTTCATTTTCAGATGGATCCTTGACGATATAAGCATCATGTTCCTTTCTGACAGTTACACCTTGATTTTCAAGATTTTTGACTTTCTCCCCCCTGCTTTGTTCATCAGGAAAGACAAGTGAATACCAGTTAAGACCTACACTGTTTTCGGAAGGTGCCGGCACATTTTCACCGTTCCATATATTCAAGCCGATATGGTGATGATAATCGGCTGTCGACGTAAATAGCGCTCCGGGGTAGTTTGTTACAACCTGGAAGCCAAGTCCGTCTATATAAAAGCTTTTCGTACTTTTTAAATTGGCCACGTGAAGGTGAATGTGCCCCATCACCGTCCCATTCGGCAAACCGTTCCATGCTTTATCGCTTTCAGCAACCAGACTGTCAGCATCAAGCGGTTCAGTCGACATGGCAACCTGACCATCCGACCAGCTCCATTCATTGGACGGCCGGTCATGATACACTTCAATCCCGTTGCCATCAGGATCATTCAAATATAATGCTTCACTGACTAAATGATCAGACGCCCCAAGACGCGCCCCTGCCCTTGCAACGTGTTTAATAAAGCTTGAAAGATCAGCTCTTGAAGGAAGCAGGATTGCAAAGTGAAATAACCCTGTCGTCCGACCCTCTTTCGGCACAACATCTTTCGGCTGCATCAGTGTTAGTAAAGGTGTTTTGCCATCTGCGGTCAACACTGCTTTGTCACCGGTTTTTTCCAGCACACTGAAACCAATAACTTGCTCATAAAATGATAATGAAGATTCAAGGTCCGTGACGTTTATATTAACTTCCCCGACGTATGTGGCGGGTTTTTCAAAAAATTTATTTTCCAATTTACACAATCCTTCCAATCGAATCATTTAATTATTATATTACACTAACTTACTTTATGTAACCTATTATACATAATTGATACACATTTAGCAAGGTTCTATTTTGAACAGCACCCATTATTTAGTATACTGAACTAAAATAATATTCAGAAAGGATGTTGTTAAATGATTGTGCGGGAACAACAGGATTCATATATTATGATTGAACAACATCACCATGCCCAGGTTTCCGGCCAGCTGGCAGCTAACCTGAAAGATTCGTTCTTTTTGGAGGAAGACTTTAAGCCGTCCGTTCTGTATGCTATTACAAACCATGACTTTGCATGGAAAATGATCGATAAACAGCCATTTTGGAATGATGAAAAGAACACGCCTTATACATTTACCGATTTTCCCAATCCGGCTAAAACCGTTTTTTATAAACACGGCGTCGATGAAGTTGAAAAACATGATCGGTATGCTGCATTGCTGTGCAGTGAACATTATGCACGCTTTCTGCTGGATGATGCGGCGGAAGAATCTCAATTGTTTGTTCAAAAAGAACGCGAACGGCAAAAGCGGCTGATTCAGT
Protein-coding regions in this window:
- the thrC gene encoding threonine synthase — translated: MTWKGLIDHYGHYLPVTEKTPNLSLQEGNTPLIHFSTLSKQLGIELHGKVEGINPTGSFKDRGMALAVAKAVEEGSNAVICASTGNTSASAAAYAARAGIRAIIVIPKGKIALGKLAQAVMYGADIVEIDGNFDDALKIVRKISENEPVTLVNSVNPYRLEGQKTAAFEVCDVLGSAPDILAIPVGNAGNISAYWKGFKEYDEKQQAGLPQMFGFEAQGAAAIVRNEVVADPETIATAIRIGNPASWELAVKARDESNGRIGSVTDTEIADAQRLLARKEGVFAEPGSCASLAGVIQQCRNGTIAEGSKVVTVLTGNGLKDPQTAIDQIDEDPVVLPNDEAVVTDYIGKLVNV
- a CDS encoding homoserine dehydrogenase — its product is MEDNVSVGLLGVGVVGSGVISLIEKHQAKLAHQLGCNVHVKSALVRNPNKVREVDAGINGTALTTNREDVLNDPDIDVVVEVMGGIEEARESILKAFEAKKHVVTANKDLVALHGAELHEAAARNKCDFYYEASVAGGIPILRGITDGFASDHIEQVMGIVNGTTNYILTKMNNEGVSYEDALKEAQQLGFAEADPAADVDGLDAARKMAILGRLAFSTYIALDDVEVTGIKDIELTDLQYGDKLGLTMKLIGFAKFDGKEVEVNVQPALISQEHPLADVKNEYNAVYVYGEAVGEAMFYGAGAGSMPTAAAVISDVVTVIKNMHRGVTGSQFVEPRFKKELKSESQRFSQYYVRFHAKDEAGVFSKISSLFNKLDISFKQILQNPSQNPDTAEIVVITHTASLQNMNEALSELEKLDEVIDINSFYKVEGDADA
- a CDS encoding MarR family winged helix-turn-helix transcriptional regulator; translation: MEENLSLKAFVVLMKASKSVTDHVKKDINRYNMKTTDFAVLEALYHKGSLTVKQISEAVLINSGSMTYVIDKLESKGLTERRACSDDRRVVYIHITEKGTELMDNIFPQHQEAIEEIFQDITDEEKRTVIDIMKQLGKTQTSEKELRNREGDL
- a CDS encoding alpha/beta hydrolase, with translation MMKHIFQKGNDQTKPTLLLLHGTGGTEQNLLPLAREIDPDANVLSVRGNVSENGMPRFFKRLAEGVFDEDDLIARTEELNAFLDEAAEEHGFDRDNIVAVGYSNGANIAGSLLFHYKDALKSAILHHPMVPRRGIELPDLSGKKVFIGAGTNDPICSAEESEDLKSLLENAGATVELHWENMGHQLSMGEVKAAAEWYNNL
- a CDS encoding VOC family protein; protein product: MENKFFEKPATYVGEVNINVTDLESSLSFYEQVIGFSVLEKTGDKAVLTADGKTPLLTLMQPKDVVPKEGRTTGLFHFAILLPSRADLSSFIKHVARAGARLGASDHLVSEALYLNDPDGNGIEVYHDRPSNEWSWSDGQVAMSTEPLDADSLVAESDKAWNGLPNGTVMGHIHLHVANLKSTKSFYIDGLGFQVVTNYPGALFTSTADYHHHIGLNIWNGENVPAPSENSVGLNWYSLVFPDEQSRGEKVKNLENQGVTVRKEHDAYIVKDPSENEIHMQLAR
- a CDS encoding DUF3891 family protein; this encodes MIVREQQDSYIMIEQHHHAQVSGQLAANLKDSFFLEEDFKPSVLYAITNHDFAWKMIDKQPFWNDEKNTPYTFTDFPNPAKTVFYKHGVDEVEKHDRYAALLCSEHYARFLLDDAAEESQLFVQKERERQKRLIQFIDGYEENIFNVHRDLLRLFDSLSLYVCMNNPGVSKQNEHPFFKDGLPVPKSLTFFHTNKIDMHWKDEQSIEMGVFPFSSPVDITIYQKSVPKKAIEEYGLINSYEYTEAETLSVQLL